The genome window CCTGGATGGTGGCGACCATGAGAAACAACCGTTCGATGCGTTCCGGGGCCGGCAGATCCTTGGCCAAAGCCTGATCCAGCAATTCAATGGAGGCGGCGTGGAACTGTTCCACCACCGCCAGACCCAGATGGCTTTTCGTGGCGAAGAAGTGATAGAAACTTCCCTTGCGCACGCCGGCGCGGGCGCAGATTTCCTGCACGCCGGCCTGGGCGTAGCCTCCGGCTTGCAAGAGATCCATGCCGCTTTGAATCAAGCGTTCCCTGGCGTCGCTGGTACGTCCCACGGCAGATTGCTCCGTTGTTTCACAGGGTGATTTGGGCTGCCGGGTGTCTGGATTCCTGGTGGAGCCGTTTGAGAAACGAGCTTAAGGATTCCATGTAGAGGGGATCTTCGATCAAAAAGGCGTCGTGTCCGTGCAGGGAGCGGAACTGCTCGAAGGTGACGTTTTTCTGATGCCAATTGAGCATCTTGACCAGTTCCTTGGAGCGGGAGGTGTCGAAGCGCCAGTCGGTGTCGAAGCTGATCACCAGCAGACGGGCCGTGACCTTTTGCAGTCGTTTGGCGGAGGTCTCCGGATCCGGGAAGGGATCGAAGTAGTCCATGGCCTTGGTGATGTACAGGTAGGTATTGGCGTCGAACTTGTTGACGAAAGACGATCCCTGATAATGCAAATAACTTTCCACGGCGAAATCCCGCTCGAAGCCGAAGGAGAGTTCCCTCCTGTCTTGCAACTGGCGTCCGAATTTTTCGTGGAGTCCTTTTTCCGATAGATAGGTGATATGGGCCACCATGCGGGCCAGGGCCAGTCCGTTGACGGGTCTGGGCACCCCTTCGCCGTAGTAGTCGCCGCCATTGAAACCGGGATCCACCATGATGGCCTGACGGGCCACGGCGTTGAAGGCGATGTTCTGGGCCGACAGGCGGGGGGTGGAGGCGATGATGATGGAGGCCCGCAGGGCATCCGGGTAGTCCAGCGCCCATTGCAAGGCGATCATGCCGCCCATGGAGCCGCCGGCCACGGCCAGCAGTCGGGGGATGCCCAGATGGTCGATGAGGGCTTTTTGCAGTCGGGCCATGTCGCCGATGGTGATCATGGGAAATTGCAGGCCAAAGGGGCGTCCGGTGGCCGGATTGATGCTGGATGGACCCGTGGTCCCATCGCAACCTCCCAGGTTGTTGCTGCAAATCACATAGAAACGATCGGTATCGAAAGGTTTGCCGGGACCGATAAAGTTGTCCCACCAGCCGGGTTTGCGGTCATCCTCTTTGTGGCGTCCGGCGGCGTGGGCATTGCCGGAGAGGGCGTGACAGATCAGCAGCGCGTTGCTTTTGTCGGCGTTGAGGCGACCGTAAGTTTCGTAGGCGACCCGAACCGGGGCCAACGAGGCGCCGCAATCGAGGGTCAGGGCGCTGGAACCATCGGTGAAGAGTTCCGCGTGCCTGGTTTGCACGATCCCGACAGAGTGGGAGTGGGATGGCTCGGTGGTGGTCATCGGTTCCTTGCAGGCTTGGAGGTGGCTCACGGTGATTTGGCCTTGCGCGTTTTCGATTGTACGTTTTTTTCGTGGATCAAGGGAAGGGGCGTCATGGCCGGGGATCTGCAAGGAAACCGGGGGTGGGTGAAGGGGGGAAGTGTTGGAATCTGGGCATGATAGTTGCTTTGTCGATGTCAAGGATTCCCCGGTACGAGCCCGGACCAAGCCGTCGCGGATGTTTGGGAGCGAAAGAATATGGTGCCATTCTTCAGTCGATTCAAGGGACTCAATGACATCGTCATGGCCGGTGGGGTCATGACGGTGTTGGCGATCATGATCATCCCCGTGCCCTCGTGGCTGTTGGATGTATTTTTGTCCGTCAACATCTCACTGGGTATCGTCATTCTTCTGACGACCGTTTATGTCCATCGGCCATTGGAGTTTTCCTCCTTTCCCAGTGTGTTGCTCATCACCACCATGTTCCGGCTGGCGCTGAACATCGCCACCACCCGTCTGATCCTGTTGCACGGCGCCGAGGGGGAAGGCGCGGCGGGTGAGGTGATCCGCTCGTTCGGCCAGTTCGTGGTCGGAGGCAATCCGGTGGTGGGTATGATCATCTTCGGCATTCTGGTGATCATCAACTTTGTGGTCATCACCAAAGGTGCCGGGCGTATCGCCGAAGTGGCGGCCCGTTTCACTTTGGACAAAATGCCGGGCAAACAGATGGCCATCGACGCGGATCTCAACTCGGGTCTCATTTCCGAGACCGAAGCCAAAACCCGCCGGCGTGAAATCGAACAGGAATCGGAATTCTTCGGAGCCATGGACGGTGCCTCGAAGTTCGTCCGTGGGGATGCGATCGCGGGCATCATCATCACCTTCATCAACATCATCGGTGGTTTCATCATCGGCGTGGGTCAGCATGGGCTGTCGGCGGCGGATTCGGCCAACATCTACACCATTTTGACCGTGGGTGACGGTCTGGTGGCGCAGATTCCGGCCCTGGTGATCTCCACCGCCGCCGGTTTTCTGGTGACCCGCGCCTCCTCGGACGAAAATCTCGGGGATCACATCGGTGGTCAGGTCACGGCCCAGCCCCGGGTGATCCTGTTGAGCGCCGGTGTGTTGGGACTGTTCGCCCTGATGCCGGGCATGCCCACGATTCCGTTCGCGCTGCTGGCCATCTTGATGGGCGGATGGGCCTATTTTCTCTTCAAGCGGCTGGAGACCGTGGAACTGGTCACGGCCCGCAAGGAGACCGCACGGGCGCAAACCGAGGCCCTGGTGGAAGAACCCATCGAAAATTTCCTCGCCCTGGACCTGCTGCGTCTGGATGTGGGCTATGGGTTGATCTCTTTGGTGGACGAGAGCCAACAGGGAACCTTGCTGGAAAAGATCCGTTCGATTCGCAAGCAGTTTGCCGCGGATATGGGCTTTGTGGTGCCGCCGATCCACATCAAGGACAATTTGCAGTTCAGACCCGGTGAGTATGCCTTCATGATCCGGGGTGTGGAAGTGGGTCGGGGCGAACTCAAGCCATCGCAGTTTCTGGCCATGGAAGGGGGCGCGGTCTCCGGACGGATCGACGGTTATCCGACCATCGAACCGGCTTTTGGTCTGCCGGCGTTGTGGATCTCCGCCCACGACCGGGAGCGGGCCGAAATGATGGGCTATACGGTGGTGGATCCGGCCACGGTGCTGGCCACCCACATCACGGAACTGGTCCACACCCATGCCCATGAGATGCTCAACCGTCAGGAGGTGCAAAACCTGTTGGATCTGACCGCCAAGAGCCAGCCCAAGCTGGTGGAGGAGTTGATCCCCCATGTGATCACTCTCGGAACGTTGCAGAAGGTCTTGCAGGGATTGTTGCGGGAACGGGTTTCGGTGCGGGACATGAGCACCATTTTGGAGACCATTTCCGATTATGCCCGGGTGGTCAAGCAGCCTTCCCAGTTGGTGGAGTTGACCCGTCAGGCATTGGCCCGTTCTCTGGTGACCCGTTATCTGGACGAGGATGGCCGCCTTTCGGCGTTGATTTTGGGGGCGGACGCGGAAAATCTGGTCAACGAGGCGATCGTGGACGGGGAGTATGGCTCTTATCTGTCGCTGGCGCCACGGGCCGCGGGTCTGCTGATGGTGCGCATCCGGGAATCCGTGGATCGCATCGCCTCTCAGGTGCAACAGCCGGTGATCATCACCGGTGCCCGGGCGCGGCCCTTTTTCAAGCAGGCGGCGGAGGCCACCTTGCCCCATTTGGCGGTGCTGTCGCAAAACGAAATTCCCACCAACATTCCGGTACACTCTCTTGGGACGGTGACGCTCTCGTAAGGGCGTGATGTCAAAACTGTCAAGGATTCGACCGTATCATGAACATTACAAAATTTCAGGCCCGGGACATGCGGGAAGCGCTCCAGATCGTCAAGGAGCAGTTGGGTCCCGATGCGGTGATTCTCTCCACCCGAAGCATTCGGGAGAAAGGACCAGGGGGGTTGGCTCTGGGCAAGACCATGATCGAGGTGAGCGCTTGTCCTAGTCCGGCGGCCCAGGGAGGCGCCGGAGGGGGCGCACGCAGCGAGCCGGGTCGTTTTTCGGCGGTGGTGGATGATCCCATCGAGCGTCCGGAACCGGAAATGCCGTCCCGTGCCCTGGAACCCCGCGCCAGACCCGAGCGTAACTCCGCCCAGGCCAATACCCGGGCCGTGGGATCGGTGGGACCGGGAACCACCGCCCGCACCCAGGCTTCAAACCGGGATGCGAACCGGGATTCGGAACCGGTGATGCCTTCGCCGATCGTGCAGAGTCTGGGGGATCTGCCGCCGGAGTTTCCCCTGGTGGGGGACGCCTCGGGGCTGGACGTGATGGGCAAGCGTCATTACGGCACCTTGTTGATGCACGGCGTGGAAGAGCCGATTGCCCGCAAGATCGCCATGATGGATCAATCCGGCAAGGAACGGGGGCTGGATGTGGCCTTCTCCCGCACCCTGAAATTTCGCG of Magnetococcales bacterium contains these proteins:
- a CDS encoding homoserine O-acetyltransferase, with translation MTTTEPSHSHSVGIVQTRHAELFTDGSSALTLDCGASLAPVRVAYETYGRLNADKSNALLICHALSGNAHAAGRHKEDDRKPGWWDNFIGPGKPFDTDRFYVICSNNLGGCDGTTGPSSINPATGRPFGLQFPMITIGDMARLQKALIDHLGIPRLLAVAGGSMGGMIALQWALDYPDALRASIIIASTPRLSAQNIAFNAVARQAIMVDPGFNGGDYYGEGVPRPVNGLALARMVAHITYLSEKGLHEKFGRQLQDRRELSFGFERDFAVESYLHYQGSSFVNKFDANTYLYITKAMDYFDPFPDPETSAKRLQKVTARLLVISFDTDWRFDTSRSKELVKMLNWHQKNVTFEQFRSLHGHDAFLIEDPLYMESLSSFLKRLHQESRHPAAQITL
- the flhA gene encoding flagellar biosynthesis protein FlhA, producing the protein MVPFFSRFKGLNDIVMAGGVMTVLAIMIIPVPSWLLDVFLSVNISLGIVILLTTVYVHRPLEFSSFPSVLLITTMFRLALNIATTRLILLHGAEGEGAAGEVIRSFGQFVVGGNPVVGMIIFGILVIINFVVITKGAGRIAEVAARFTLDKMPGKQMAIDADLNSGLISETEAKTRRREIEQESEFFGAMDGASKFVRGDAIAGIIITFINIIGGFIIGVGQHGLSAADSANIYTILTVGDGLVAQIPALVISTAAGFLVTRASSDENLGDHIGGQVTAQPRVILLSAGVLGLFALMPGMPTIPFALLAILMGGWAYFLFKRLETVELVTARKETARAQTEALVEEPIENFLALDLLRLDVGYGLISLVDESQQGTLLEKIRSIRKQFAADMGFVVPPIHIKDNLQFRPGEYAFMIRGVEVGRGELKPSQFLAMEGGAVSGRIDGYPTIEPAFGLPALWISAHDRERAEMMGYTVVDPATVLATHITELVHTHAHEMLNRQEVQNLLDLTAKSQPKLVEELIPHVITLGTLQKVLQGLLRERVSVRDMSTILETISDYARVVKQPSQLVELTRQALARSLVTRYLDEDGRLSALILGADAENLVNEAIVDGEYGSYLSLAPRAAGLLMVRIRESVDRIASQVQQPVIITGARARPFFKQAAEATLPHLAVLSQNEIPTNIPVHSLGTVTLS
- the flhF gene encoding flagellar biosynthesis protein FlhF; the protein is MNITKFQARDMREALQIVKEQLGPDAVILSTRSIREKGPGGLALGKTMIEVSACPSPAAQGGAGGGARSEPGRFSAVVDDPIERPEPEMPSRALEPRARPERNSAQANTRAVGSVGPGTTARTQASNRDANRDSEPVMPSPIVQSLGDLPPEFPLVGDASGLDVMGKRHYGTLLMHGVEEPIARKIAMMDQSGKERGLDVAFSRTLKFRDPLDGKSRVIVLVGPTGVGKTTTLAKLAADLILNRQRSVGMITLDTFRVGAVAQLETYAKLLQVRLVVARTLSEVKAGLHSLNRCDFVLVDTVGSSPYNRRQVNSTAGLLPIMGDDREVILTMAANVRETEQQAIFRRFSVLKPTGLIFTKLDETVTYGGILNVAVRAGLPLTMYTDGQRVPENLGWMSPKTMARWFLEERDLDQ